The Aspergillus luchuensis IFO 4308 DNA, chromosome 4, nearly complete sequence DNA window ACCAAGAAACAATCTAAGAGCAGCATTCGCCAGATCACGGCGCCACAAGCAGACGAAACGGATGAAGAGCCGGACGCCGACGAGGATACGGACTGGATTGGAGCGTGTGCCCAGCATATGCCTAGTGCGAAACTCACGAAGATACGCGAAATTCTTACAGAGTGGCTTGCCCAGGAATCCTCGGACAAGATAGTCATCTTTACCCAGTTTCTAGATTTCGTTGAAATCCTGTCTACCATGTGCAAAGCAGAAGGGTGGCCGTTTGTCCTCGTGAGCAAACAAGACCTCAAATGTACTTAAAACCCAGGGTGGCTAACTTTCTACAGTTGACCGGAAAATTGGGTCTATCAGTCCGCGAAGACAATATGAAGACGTTTAGTGATAAGAATAGCGAAGTGAGGGTTCTCATTGCCAGTTTGAAGGCTGGAGGCATAGGACTAGACCTATCAGCCGCCAACAAATGCATTCTTGTTGACTTGTGGTGGAACGAAGCTATTCAGGAGCAGGTATGTATAATTCTGTCCAGTCATATTGCCTAAAAAAATTCTGGTGCAGCTGTTAACGCTCTGGATTTTAGGCATTTTGCCGCTTGTTTCGAATTGGGCAAGAAAGCGAGGTGGAATTTGTGAAGCTTATCGTCGATAATTCTATTGATGACTACCTGCTCAAATTGCAGACACATAAAACGGCTGTTATTACCGGAGCTATGGGCGACGGAGTCCTAGCGGGACGGGATACAATTGAGGATCTCCTTCGAATGTTCGCAGATGTCGAAAAGGACCCTAATGGGGTGCTTCATCTCAGGGCCAAGACATCGTCGAGGGATATTAGGATTGGAGCTGGATTCCGACCAACTTTTGGCGTGTTTTGAATGGAAATCCATTATGATAAGCAACGACTATATGCTACGGGTTTTATGACGGTTCTTTTCGTTTTGCATGCTGCTTTTATTTATGGGGTTGCTTGATTCAGGCCCAGCGAATTTGACCGAGGGAGACCGGCGTACTCGGAGGTTCTGGTTGTTTCGCTTTATATCTGAAATCGGTCTCGTTTTGCGATTTAGTTAGGTCTGCCATAGCGCTGGCTATTATTTGCAATTGTTTCAGTGATAATGATATTTATGAGCGCGACAGGATAGCACATTTTCTTTTTAGTTGCTCTAGTTTTAAGAGGAAATACATTACTATCTGAGGTTTTCACGCTTCCCGATCAAGATACTATACACTCACAGTTCAATGAGATACCGACGCAGGCAAATTGGACCCCGACCAACCCAGAACACAACAAACTTGGCCACTTTACTTCACCCTCACCCACTGAATACACTTACAACCTTCTCGGCCCGCGCCTTCCACGCCCAGCAataccaccagcaccatcaccctgcaccccctccccaagcATCCTCGGCACCAGCACATTGCTACTATTCAACGCCACCGACCCCCTATCCTGAGAGCCCAAAACCCGCGACTGCCATCTCAAACGATGataccttctcctcctccgatTCGCGTAATCATGCACCCCCAGTCCCAAATCATCAGGATCCACCTCCGTATCAGCATACTCTGACTCCGACTCGACTCTCCAAGTAGGAACCCCAGAACCCCATCTTCCActttcacctccacctccaccagccgcaccagcaccagcaggaCTACCTTCATCATAATCGAgtctcatctcatcttcatcagcatcagcatcataaTGATCATGATATGAACGATCAACAACCTGCGAAAAACTCTCAGCCTCAGTCTCAGTGATCATTCCCACCGGATCGTGGAGGGTCCCAGCAACAATATTACTATTGATGTTCTCTTTATCTGAGTCCCAGTCTTGGTTATAGGCACGTACTTCTTGGTTATcattgtgatgatgatggttattGTTGGTGTAGGGATAATGAAGGTAACCGGGCAGCATTGAGGCTACTCGGTTAGGGCGTGGAGAGAAGGATAGTAGACCCCCTCTgtctgggatgatgatgtcttcgaagatggtgaagtcgagattgctgttgttgttgttgcttggtCTAGTTCTGGGGGCGGGGATGGGGTAAGGATTGGAAATGGGGGTGaaattgttgttgctgtcgaGGCCGATGAGGCTGCTGGTTAGGCAGCCGCTTTGGGTTGGGATGGTTGATTGTGGTGTTGTCTCCTGGACTGTGGGTGCCTGGTGGTTATGAGAGTGATGGTGAGAATGATGCTGTTATTCATATCTCACCAGAAACAGGGAACGGGTTATTCATTGTGGGGGGACTTACTACCATttgtccttcttcacctcctccattccCGTTATGATCCTCAAGTTGAGGGTTATGATAATCGTCACCGTCGACatccatgtccatgtcctcatcaacagcagtagcagcagcagcaacagatgGATTCTGTGTGGAGGTAtactgctggtgctgctgataAGTCGAGCTCACGTCCATAGCATCCCTAAACGCTCTATCATGTGCTTCGTTCTCCAAGGCCCGCACCGCAAGCATCCGGTACTCGTTCATGCGGAGGGCATCTTCCTGGTCTTCAATTTCTCTGTTTAAGGCCTCTTCAAACCGCTCAGCTTGTCtggtgaagggggaggggagacgAGGGCGTTTGAAGGGTTGGTGGCTGGTTTCTTCGTTGTTGGTTGCGTTGGGGCTGAGGTTGTTGAGAGAGCCTGTGGAGGTAtggttgttggaggagtCGTTGTCGTAATCATCACAGGCTGCTCTTCTTTTACgagtggtggttgtggtcaTGGCGGTTGTGGTCTGGATAGGTTTGGGGTATGAATGGTGGTTAGATGTTTTTcatttggggaggggatggtgagtGAGGTGATGGAGAATGAGGCATGGTGggatctggatctggattGGTATGGAGCTGTACTTACACTCGTATCTTGGTTCATGTTGTCGTCGATGGTCTTGGTCATCGTAGGTTTATGAGGATAATTTTGGATTGGCTGTGTGAGATGAAAGGTTAGCGAAGACTGGTTGTCTTGTAGGACAAGCTGTCAAGACTGGTTCTTGAGACGATAGTAGGATGGGTTATTCACGCGTTTGGGTGTGCCATCATCGTGGTTATCATCAACCGGGTGTAGAAGACAGCTCCTCGTAGGAATCTACTCACCTGAGGTttgagatgatggagattgaTACAGATGAGTTGGAGTGGAAGCTCTGCGGTCAGAGGCAGAGTAGCCGAATCCTCAAGCAGACGTGAAGGGATAAAGTAGGAAGAACAAGTATGAAGTAGGAAGTAGGAAAGGGAAGCGAGATGGCTTAATCGTGGGCAGCGCGGAGTCCACCGGTCATTCACTACAGCTACTTCGCCTCAGGCACCTGTGCCAAGTATAGCCTACACACATCTACAGGTTAAGCACGGTTCAAGCAATAGGTTCATTGAAGCCATGATGTCAGCTAGTGATTCAGGTCTGCAATATAATGGCTTTAGATCACATCTCGGAGATCTGCAATCTGCCTATTGCTTTCCTTTATGTAATCCCCCAGGGTTGTTATACATCCAGACACAAACGAGTCCGGCTGTGATACAGTCTCCTCATCAGTCCCAAGCCTCAGCAGGTCGCTAGGTCTCTCCTGAACTCCATCAAACTAGCCCTTTGTCATGCACCaaatacacacacacatagaTAAATCAGATACAAGAAGATTAGAAGGGTGCATTGTTCTGGCGTAACAAAGACATAAGtatgagaagatcaaggacaTATCTCATATGGCGTTTGCACATTCTCCTTGAATTCGTCTCCCTAGGACACTGTACGAACCACCCCGGACTTCGCGCAACCCCTACCGGAACTGTCCAGGCCCGAGCATGCCGCGCGGGGCCTCGCCGCCAACTTGGCCGAACATATCCAACAGGTGCCTGGAAGCGGGGGGAGGCACTTGAGGTCCAGGGTTGCCCTCAAAAGGACCTTGGCCACGGTGAGGAAGCCCCATGAGAGCATCACCGTTCGGCGGCATGGGTGGGAAACC harbors:
- a CDS encoding uncharacterized protein (COG:L;~EggNog:ENOG410QDFK;~InterPro:IPR001841,IPR017907,IPR027417,IPR001650, IPR013083;~PFAM:PF13920,PF00271,PF00097); amino-acid sequence: MKRLTRIAKGSGESNPSNTIVQWLSSVRKNTTVLNERNDGETGQYATELHGDETALTKSFRQLMDELHLGEIWEERLDRTNCPICKSAPVNPVITSCRHLYCEECYYSLRMDKDKLLMEPKCVNCRVSITEAAYFKEEGNEKTQPASIHGATIWKGKQRKKRTTTKKQSKSSIRQITAPQADETDEEPDADEDTDWIGACAQHMPSAKLTKIREILTEWLAQESSDKIVIFTQFLDFVEILSTMCKAEGWPFVLLTGKLGLSVREDNMKTFSDKNSEVRVLIASLKAGGIGLDLSAANKCILVDLWWNEAIQEQAFCRLFRIGQESEVEFVKLIVDNSIDDYLLKLQTHKTAVITGAMGDGVLAGRDTIEDLLRMFADVEKDPNGVLHLRAKTSSRDIRIGAGFRPTFGVF